In the genome of Ensifer sp. WSM1721, the window GAGCCCCTCGCAGCCGAGCGATTTCAGCAGGCTCTTTGCCTCGCCGAAGAGGACGCGGCCGAGGCCGATGCCCTGATATTCCGGGCGCAGATAGATCTCGTAGATCTCGCCCTCCTGCGGCAGCGCCCGCGCACGGCTCAAGCCCAGCGTCGCATAGCCGGCTATCGTTCCTGCGACGTCGACCACGAGCAGCGTCGCAGGGCCGCGCGTAGCCTTCCGCCACCACATCTCGTCGCGCCGGTTGACCATCCGGACCAGGGGGCGGTGCGGAATGATGCCGCCATAGGTCTGCAGCCAGGAAACGCGATGCGCGTCGGCGATTGCGGCCGCCTCATGCGGCTCCCCGGGCCTCACCTCTATCGAAACAGTCTTCATGACCTGACTCTAAACACACGACACGGCGGACCGGAATCCCGCCGGGTTGCCGCGGCCCGTTAACCCACAGGCAACTTTAACGGCATCCCCCCGAAGGTTAACGCCTTTTTAACTTTATCCGCAAGCCGGCCGCGAACGGCACACACAGCAAAAAACCCCGGATCGCTCCGGGGTTTTGCAATCGACAATCAGAATATGGATCAGCCCGTCACCGGCCCCTTACGCCGCGCCGGCGGTGCGGGACTTCTCGAAGCGCTTGCGTTCGTGCGGATCGAGGTGGAGTTTTCTCAGCCGGATCGATTTCGGCGTCACTTCGACGAGTTCGTCGTCCTGGATCCAGGAGAGCGCCCGTTCGAGCGTCATCTTGATCGGCGGCGTCAGGCGGACGGCCTCGTCCTTGCCGGCGGCGCGCATGTTGGTGAGCTTCTTGCCCTTCAAGACGTTGACTTCGAGGTCGTTGTCGCGCGTGTGGATGCCGATGATCATGCCCTCATAGACCTTTTCGCCCGGCTCGATCACCATCGGGCCGCGGTCTTCGAGGTTGAAGAGCGCGTAGGCGACCGCCTCGCCCGGCTCGTTGGCGAGCAGCACGCCGTTGATGCGGCCGCCGATCTCGCCCTTGTAGGGCTGATAGTCATGAAACAGGCGGTTCATGATCGCCGTACCGCGCGTGTCGGTCAGAAGCTCCGACTGGTAGCCTATGAGGCCACGGGTCGGCGCGAAGAAGACGAGGCGGACGCGGTTGCCGCCGGAGGGGCGGAGTTCGACCATTTCGGCCTTGCGCTCCGACATCTTCTGCACGACGACGCCGGAATGCTCCTCGTCGACGTCGATGACGACTTCCTCGACCGGCTCCAGCAGTTGGCCGCTCTCGTCCTTGTGCATGACGACGCGCGGACGGGAGACGGCAAGCTCGAAGCCCTCACGCCGCATCGTCTCGATCAGCACCGCGAGCTGGAGTTCGCCGCGGCCGGAAACGAAGAAGGAGTCCTTCTCGGAGGATTCCTCGATCTTCAGCGCGACGTTGCCTTCCGCTTCCTTGAACAACCGATCACGGATGACGCGCGAGGTGACCTTGTCGCCCTCGGTGCCGGCAAGCGGCGAATCGTTGACGATGAAGGACATGGTGACGGTCGGCGGATCGATCGGCTGGGCTGTCAGTGCCTCGGTCACCGAAGGATCACAGAAGGTGTCGGCGACGGTGCCCTTGGTCAGTCCGGCGATCGCGACGATGTCCCCGGCATGCGCCTCCTCGATCGGCTGACGCTCGATGCCGCGGAAGGCGAGGATCTTCGAAATACGGCCGGCCTCGAGCAGCTTGCCGTCCTGACCCAACACCTTCACGGCCTGGTTCGGCTTGACGGAACCGGAATATACGCGGCCGGTGATGATGCGGCCGAGGAAGGGGTTTGCCTCGAGGATCGTGCCGATCATGCGAAACGGCCCTTCCGCCACCGTCGGCTCGGGAACATGCTTCAGAACCAAATCGAGCAACGGTGCCATTCCCTGGTCCTTCGGACCTTCGGGATTGACGTTCATCCAGCCGTCACGACCCGAACCGTAGAGGATCGGGAAATCGAGCTGCTCGTCGGTCGCGTCGAGCGCGGCGAAGAGGTCGAAGACCTCGTTGACGACTTCCTCGTGCCGACCGTCCGGCCGATCGATCTTGTTGATCGCGACGATCGGCTTCAGGCCCACCTTCAGCGCCTTGCCCACGACGAACTTGGTCTGCGGCATCGGGCCTTCGGAGGCGTCCACGAGCACGATCGCACCGTCCACCATCGACAGGATGCGCTCGACCTCGCCGCCGAAGTCCGCGTGTCCGGGCGTGTCGACGATGTTGATGCGCGTCCCCTTCCACTCGACCGAGGTCGCCTTGGCGAGAATGGTGATGCCGCGTTCCTTTTCCAGATCGTTGGAATCCATCACGCGCTCGGCAACGCGTTGGTTTTCGCGGAAGGAGCCCGATTGCTTCAGAAGTTCGTCGACGAGCGTGGTCTTCCCATGGTCGACGTGCGCGATGATCGCGATGTTACGAATGCTCATTTTTTGTCTCGGAAAGTTCGTGGGTACGCCCAGCAAGGCGGGTACCGCTTTTCAGTTGCCGCGCTCATACAGGTTTTTTCGCATGAGCGAAAGGGGGCCGGAACGCAGAGCAGGCGTGCATAAAGCTCTGCCGCCTCATGCGACGGCCGCCGGGTCGAGGGTCACACGCCAGAGTTCCTGGTCCTGCCGGTCCATGAGCCGCACGGTCATCTGCCGGGTCTGGCCGCTGATGTCGACGATGCCGAAGAATTGCAGGCCCGCCGAAGGCGGCAGGTTGCTGTCGATGCCGCCGCCCGACGCTTTGATGAAGCGGACCTCCGGGCCGAAGGTCATGTCGAACTCCTTCGGCCCATAGGTGCCGGAATGGAGGGGCCCGGAGACGAATTCCCAGAAGGGCAGGAAATCCTTGAAGGCCGCACGCGACGGGTCGTAATGATGCGCCGCCGTGTAATGCACGTCCGCCGTCAGCCAGACGATGTTCTCGATCGCGTTGTCGCGGATGAAGCGCAAGAGATCGGCAAACTCCGTCTCACGGCCCGTGGGCGCGCCATTGGCGCCATTGGCGATCGCATCCGAGCCGCGCCTTGCCGAATAGTCGTCCCAGACGACGAGACCGACCGGCATGTCGCAGGCGATCACCTTCCAGGTGGCGCTGGAGGCCGCAAGCTCGCGCTTCAGCCAATCCGCCTGCCGCCAGCCGAAAAGGCCGGAATCCCCCTCCCCCTGGTTCGGTCCGCGATAGGAGCGCAGATCGACGAAGAAGACATCGAGCAGCGGACCATAGGTAATCTTGCGGAAGATGCGGCCCGGCTGCGTCGGCAGTGTGCGGATCGGCGTCATCTCGTGGAAGGCACGCGCTGCGCGAGATGCGTAGACGGCGACATCCTTTTCCGGATAGCGCGGATCGTCGCGAAGGTCCGTCGAGGCCGACCAGTTGTTGAGCACCTCGTGATCGTCCCACTGATAGAAGGTCGGGCAGGTGGCGTTCAAGTCCCGCACGTGCTCGTCGAGCAGGTTGTATTTCCATTGCCCGCGATATTCCTCGAGCGTGCGGGCGACGTCGCGTTTCTCGGGCGTCACAATCCGGTTCTTCCACATGCCGCCGTCGCGCAGCTTGATCTCGTCGGGAATGGGATTGTCGGCATAGATCGTGTCGCCGGAATGGATGAAGAAATCCGGCTCGTGCAGACGCATGGTCGAATAGGTCTTCATGCCGACCTCGTCGATGCCCCAGCCTTGGCCGGCCGTATCGCCGGACCAGACGAAGCGCACCGAGCGCCGGCGCAAGGGGGCGGTGCGGAAGCGCCCGACGACCGGCTCGGAGACGCGGTTGGCGTCATAGAGATCGGTGGCGGTGAAGCGGTAGAAGATGTCCTGGTCCGGCAGCAGATGATCGAGCCGGCACTTGATGGCGCAATCGGTCTGCGGCGTCGCATCGATGTCGGGAAGCCGGACGGCGTTCGCGAAGCTGTCGGTGGTGGAATATTCGATCGCCACCCGCGCCGGCCGATCGACACGCGTCCAGATCATGCCCGATTGCGTATCGACATCGCCGGATTGCACCCCATGCAGGAATTCCGGCCGACCGTAGCCGCGGGCATAAAAGGGGGTCGCAAGTCCGGAAGAAGCGACGAGGCCGGCGGCGCCGGCGGAAAGGAGGAAAGAACGCCTCGTCAACGTGTTTCGAACAGCCAAAACCTGCCTCCGGTCCCGTGTCGCGAATCATCTGTCTCTCGCGAGCGGACCATTGGCGAGCCGCATGTCAGCGGCTTTACAACCACGTGAAACTATTTGAACGGTTTGGCGACAGTTCTGTGAAGGCGGCTGAAGCCCGCCCGGCTTGAAGGCGTGCGGCGGGAAGCGGCGCTACCGAGAGAGGGATATCAAAACGTGCCGCACCTTTGGCGCAGCGGCGCGGGACCATGCTGCCCCTCATCTGCCTGCCGGCATCTTTTCCCCGTCAGAACTGGGAGAAGAGTGTATGCCGCACCGCCGCCGTCTAGCCCAGGACCTTGCCCTCACCCTGCGATGTGATTGGGGGGACGGAGAGCGTGCCGCTTGTCCCTTCGCCCCCTGCGGGGAGAAGGTGCCGGCAGGCGGATGAGGGGCTTTCCTCTAATGCATGAAACCGTAGTGGTTTTTTATGTTGTGATTGAAGTAGGCCCCGGCGGAACCCGCATGCAGGAGTTCCTCGTAAATGCGCTCCGGCACATCGAGGTAATGGTAGGGCCGGCGGTTGCCCAGGAACCAGATGCTCAGCGTCCGGCGCGGCGCATCGTATCTGACCTCGTGGATTGCAGAGGAGTCGAGGATTGCAGACGATCGCAGGATCGGCATTGGCGCCTCCCGATGGATTCCGGCAGCTCTTGTGTTCTTTATTGTATAACAAACGCGCGGCGCTATAAACCATGGCCGCAATCGCCGGCCCTCAGACCGTGCGCACCGTGGGTGCACGCCCTCGTCTCATGAAGGAAAACCGCGGCTGTCTCCGTTCACGAGGTCTTTCGCCTTGCGCAAGTCGAACACCCCTTCCCGCGACCGGCTCGAAACCATTCTAACGCGGCTCGACGAGCGGCGCGCCGAAGAGCGCGTCTTCATGAAGCTCTATCGCGAAACCGCCCGGGCGGAAGCCGACGCCGCGGACATGAGGCAGCGCGAAGCGAAGAGGCTTGGTCCCCTCGACGGCCGGATCGTCTCGATCAAGGATCTCTTCGACATCGCCGGCGAACCGACATTGGCGGGCTCGATCATCCGCCGCGACGGGCCGCCAGCAAAAGCAGACGCGGCCGTCGTCCGACGCTTACGTGCGGCCGGCGCCGTCATCATCGGCAAGACGCACATGACCGAATTCGCCTTCACCGCCGTCGGCCTCAATCCGCATTACCCGGTGCCCGGCAACGCGATCGACGCAAGCCTCATTCCCGGCGGCTCGTCGTCCGGTGCAGCCGTCTCGGTGGCGGAAGGCACGAGCGAGATCGCCATCGGCTCCGATACCGGCGGCTCCGTGCGCATTCCGGCCGCGCTTCACGGCCTCGTCGGCTTCAAGCCGACCGCCCGCCGCCTGCCCCTCGACGGCGCCTTTCCGCTTTCGCCCAGCCTCGATTCGATCGGCCCGCTTGCCCGCACTGTTTCCGACTGCGCGGCTGCCGACGCGGTCATGGCCGGCGAAATGCCGGAGCCATTGACGCCACTGCCGCTGGAGGGTCTAAGGCTCGGCATACCGAAAGGTCTCCTCCTGGACGGCCTTGCGCCGGATGTCGCCAGGGCTTTCGACACGAGCCTGCAAATGCTGTCGCACGCCGGAGCAAGGCTCGCCGACTGCCCGATCGACGATCTTCTCGCCCGCTTCGCCGAGGCGACCTCGATCGGCTCCCTCGCCGGGCTCGAAGCGAGCCGCGTTCATGCCGATTGGCTGATGGACGAGAACGCACCCGTCGACATCCGCGTAAAATTGACGCTCCGCCGCCGCCTCGCCGTCCCCGACGCCGCCATCGACAACCTGCTGAGGACGCGGCAAAAGCTCGCCCGCGCCATGGACGAACGGCTGACGCCCTTCGACCTCATCCTCCTGCCGACGACACCTATCTCCGCCGTCAGCATCGCCTCGGTGGAGGGGGACAAGAGAGAGTACCGTCGCGTTGAAGACCTGCTGCTGCGCAACACGCAGGTTGCCAATCAGTTCGACCTGACGGCGATCACCCTGCCGATGCCGGGCACGCGCCTGCCGGCCGGGCTGATGCTGATGGCGCGAAACGGCGCCGACGAAAGGCTGCTGAGGCTGGCGGCTTCAGTGGAGAGCTTGCTGCGGCACGTTTGATGCGCCTGGAGTTCTGCCCCTTTCCGCAGGCCTCAAGGACAAAGACATGCAGCAATTCAAAGGCTACAGCGACCTTTGCGCGTCTGGTAAAACGCGCGGCGCTGTAGGCATGAGCGACAAGCGAAGTTTCCCCGGCAAAGGTCTCAATGCATGGTCCGGGACCATTCCTCTTTGAGGATCCGGAATGCATCTTCGAGCGCCGCGACGAGAACATCGGTGAGCTCGTCGCCGTCATTGTTCATGAGGTAGAGGGCGACCGTCGAATCCCGCGGGTCGCTGTCAATCTCGCTAGACATCTCATCGTCCTTTTCGCCGCGTTACATCCCGGCTGTTGGCGCGATGGTAGAAAGGCTGACTTGCGCCGAGCTTGAGGGGCGACGAGAGGAAGCGCGGCGCCGCCTCTTGCCGTCATCCCCCCTTGTGGGGGAGATGGCCGACAGGGCAGAGGGTGCCAGCGAGCACCGAGATGTTTTTTGCTCGCCCTGTCGCTCCTGGCACGGTAGACGACGATGGAAATCACTGTCGGAACCAAGATGGCGAAGAAAACGAAGCGCGATGAGCTCCACCTGCAACGGCTCAAGACCGATTTCCCGGACATCCACGCCGCGCTGCTCACCGGGGAGATCCCGTCATTGCGCAAAGCGCTCGTCCTCGCTGGCCTGAAGCCGGAGCGTACCCGGCTCGATAAGCTCAAGAACTCCTGGATGAAGGCGAGCGATGTCGAGCGCGATAGCTTCCTGACATGGCTCGCCGCCAAAGGCGCGCTGCCCGCGACCGCCACCCCGTCCGTTCCCTCTCCGGCAGCGGATGTGCGGCCCGCCGGAACCCCGATCGCCAGCGGCCGCTACCTGCTTCCCTCCACCATCGCCGAGATCCGGACGATCATGGCCCGGCGCCGGCTGAGCCCCAACGACGTGATGCGCGAACTGGGCTTCCCGCCCGATGGCCGGCCGCTCG includes:
- a CDS encoding GNAT family N-acetyltransferase, translated to MKTVSIEVRPGEPHEAAAIADAHRVSWLQTYGGIIPHRPLVRMVNRRDEMWWRKATRGPATLLVVDVAGTIAGYATLGLSRARALPQEGEIYEIYLRPEYQGIGLGRVLFGEAKSLLKSLGCEGLVVWCLEDSEHAYNFFLSAGGRDIAEGMEDFGEKHLKKVGFVWN
- the typA gene encoding translational GTPase TypA; amino-acid sequence: MSIRNIAIIAHVDHGKTTLVDELLKQSGSFRENQRVAERVMDSNDLEKERGITILAKATSVEWKGTRINIVDTPGHADFGGEVERILSMVDGAIVLVDASEGPMPQTKFVVGKALKVGLKPIVAINKIDRPDGRHEEVVNEVFDLFAALDATDEQLDFPILYGSGRDGWMNVNPEGPKDQGMAPLLDLVLKHVPEPTVAEGPFRMIGTILEANPFLGRIITGRVYSGSVKPNQAVKVLGQDGKLLEAGRISKILAFRGIERQPIEEAHAGDIVAIAGLTKGTVADTFCDPSVTEALTAQPIDPPTVTMSFIVNDSPLAGTEGDKVTSRVIRDRLFKEAEGNVALKIEESSEKDSFFVSGRGELQLAVLIETMRREGFELAVSRPRVVMHKDESGQLLEPVEEVVIDVDEEHSGVVVQKMSERKAEMVELRPSGGNRVRLVFFAPTRGLIGYQSELLTDTRGTAIMNRLFHDYQPYKGEIGGRINGVLLANEPGEAVAYALFNLEDRGPMVIEPGEKVYEGMIIGIHTRDNDLEVNVLKGKKLTNMRAAGKDEAVRLTPPIKMTLERALSWIQDDELVEVTPKSIRLRKLHLDPHERKRFEKSRTAGAA
- a CDS encoding alkaline phosphatase, which encodes MAVRNTLTRRSFLLSAGAAGLVASSGLATPFYARGYGRPEFLHGVQSGDVDTQSGMIWTRVDRPARVAIEYSTTDSFANAVRLPDIDATPQTDCAIKCRLDHLLPDQDIFYRFTATDLYDANRVSEPVVGRFRTAPLRRRSVRFVWSGDTAGQGWGIDEVGMKTYSTMRLHEPDFFIHSGDTIYADNPIPDEIKLRDGGMWKNRIVTPEKRDVARTLEEYRGQWKYNLLDEHVRDLNATCPTFYQWDDHEVLNNWSASTDLRDDPRYPEKDVAVYASRAARAFHEMTPIRTLPTQPGRIFRKITYGPLLDVFFVDLRSYRGPNQGEGDSGLFGWRQADWLKRELAASSATWKVIACDMPVGLVVWDDYSARRGSDAIANGANGAPTGRETEFADLLRFIRDNAIENIVWLTADVHYTAAHHYDPSRAAFKDFLPFWEFVSGPLHSGTYGPKEFDMTFGPEVRFIKASGGGIDSNLPPSAGLQFFGIVDISGQTRQMTVRLMDRQDQELWRVTLDPAAVA
- a CDS encoding KTSC domain-containing protein encodes the protein MPILRSSAILDSSAIHEVRYDAPRRTLSIWFLGNRRPYHYLDVPERIYEELLHAGSAGAYFNHNIKNHYGFMH
- a CDS encoding amidase, with protein sequence MRKSNTPSRDRLETILTRLDERRAEERVFMKLYRETARAEADAADMRQREAKRLGPLDGRIVSIKDLFDIAGEPTLAGSIIRRDGPPAKADAAVVRRLRAAGAVIIGKTHMTEFAFTAVGLNPHYPVPGNAIDASLIPGGSSSGAAVSVAEGTSEIAIGSDTGGSVRIPAALHGLVGFKPTARRLPLDGAFPLSPSLDSIGPLARTVSDCAAADAVMAGEMPEPLTPLPLEGLRLGIPKGLLLDGLAPDVARAFDTSLQMLSHAGARLADCPIDDLLARFAEATSIGSLAGLEASRVHADWLMDENAPVDIRVKLTLRRRLAVPDAAIDNLLRTRQKLARAMDERLTPFDLILLPTTPISAVSIASVEGDKREYRRVEDLLLRNTQVANQFDLTAITLPMPGTRLPAGLMLMARNGADERLLRLAASVESLLRHV